A window of Rhodococcus sp. SGAir0479 contains these coding sequences:
- a CDS encoding DUF6301 family protein — translation MRADIERAAQAVRAAAEFDWTWTVHDLPPFCGQVGWQVSGLDEQFPAAVTNLEVNRPDVMVGVADISTTDLSRAINQIAFRASDVVLGRSDLEPELDEVFNALVQRMFELLGQRPTDWWIEPTRGLRWDLPGLVVRAKIGVSSVWVYLVSPAYQQWRDEIEQSAEDE, via the coding sequence ATGCGAGCAGATATCGAACGCGCTGCCCAGGCGGTGCGCGCGGCCGCTGAGTTCGACTGGACGTGGACCGTCCATGACCTGCCGCCGTTCTGCGGTCAGGTCGGCTGGCAGGTCAGCGGCCTCGATGAGCAGTTTCCAGCAGCCGTGACCAATCTCGAAGTCAATCGCCCCGATGTGATGGTGGGCGTCGCGGACATATCGACAACCGACTTGTCGCGAGCGATCAACCAGATCGCCTTCCGTGCCAGTGATGTCGTTCTCGGTCGGAGCGACTTGGAGCCGGAGCTGGATGAAGTTTTCAATGCACTCGTGCAGCGGATGTTCGAACTGCTCGGGCAGCGGCCCACGGATTGGTGGATCGAACCGACCCGCGGCCTGCGCTGGGACCTTCCGGGCCTGGTGGTGAGGGCCAAGATCGGCGTCTCATCGGTCTGGGTGTATCTGGTCAGTCCTGCGTACCAGCAATGGCGCGACGAAATCGAGCAGAGCGCCGAAGACGAGTAG
- a CDS encoding ImmA/IrrE family metallo-endopeptidase: protein MARRSGNKRYDARVQAATLGVTIGHVGFAAPIVIWQPKFRAILVTADLTTVDRREALAHALAHAQLEHSETVRKARAGRESRQRVELRVYELACRNLIPIAHLRDALARYTSVEDVAGWLQVNPDTVRYRLQYLSHTERRVLTPDIVNRLDWYADAKYPLPVTCIWTNSAPLPAYRKLPEVLRRFR, encoded by the coding sequence ATGGCCAGGCGCAGCGGCAACAAACGGTACGACGCGCGGGTCCAGGCGGCGACACTTGGCGTCACAATCGGCCATGTCGGCTTCGCAGCACCGATTGTCATTTGGCAACCGAAATTCAGGGCGATACTAGTCACCGCGGACCTGACCACAGTGGATCGTCGAGAAGCACTCGCCCACGCGCTCGCGCACGCGCAACTGGAGCACTCGGAGACAGTCCGAAAAGCACGTGCCGGCCGCGAATCTCGTCAGAGGGTGGAACTCCGCGTTTACGAGCTGGCGTGTCGCAACCTGATTCCTATCGCGCATCTCAGAGATGCGCTCGCGCGTTATACCAGCGTCGAGGACGTTGCCGGCTGGCTCCAGGTGAATCCCGATACGGTGCGCTATCGACTCCAGTACCTGTCGCACACGGAACGGCGAGTGTTGACCCCGGACATCGTGAATCGTCTCGACTGGTATGCAGACGCGAAGTACCCGCTGCCGGTCACCTGCATCTGGACCAACTCCGCGCCGCTACCGGCATACCGGAAGCTGCCCGAGGTCCTCAGAAGATTTCGGTAG
- a CDS encoding phage tail termination protein, with the protein MPTYPAPGEFPDFEQFMVDLFTPTATTVTTLPATSADLQSTLPLIWVRTTGGTLDINAITYKARVSVVAFGTTRAQAQQLSVRIRTAMLDAPANRVNGVLVDYTEEIAAEEPKFHPPILRRGRGLTEVPDLDPLNQMVEVAFSIEARRQ; encoded by the coding sequence ATGCCGACCTATCCCGCACCGGGGGAGTTCCCCGACTTCGAGCAGTTCATGGTCGACCTGTTCACCCCGACCGCGACCACCGTCACCACCTTGCCCGCCACCTCGGCGGACCTGCAGTCCACGCTGCCCTTGATCTGGGTGCGGACCACCGGGGGAACGCTCGACATCAACGCGATCACCTACAAGGCGAGAGTCAGTGTGGTGGCCTTCGGCACCACTCGCGCTCAGGCGCAGCAGCTTTCGGTGCGGATCCGAACAGCGATGCTCGATGCCCCGGCCAACCGGGTCAACGGTGTGCTGGTCGATTACACCGAGGAGATCGCGGCCGAGGAACCGAAGTTCCATCCGCCGATCCTGCGTCGTGGCCGCGGTCTCACCGAGGTGCCGGACCTCGACCCGCTCAACCAGATGGTCGAGGTCGCGTTCTCGATCGAAGCTCGCCGCCAGTAG
- a CDS encoding substrate-binding domain-containing protein, with protein sequence MAGRHSAPPRAKSVSPLVKYGALGLAAAVVVGVGAYVVVDRLVGGGCDAVTEYTVAADPSLAPVLTAVTRNAAAEDLGCRSFAIEAASGLDALGAPGQDARPDLWIPDSAQWVAKAGAATGTLFDVAVPSVAATPVVLAARDGELPFFATWLNALQLQGMRIGDPLTSSVSAAPIAGALAEADAGTVAADAVQGALVPLAQAQAADMHEADAAQRLAAVASDGGVAIATEQQVAALRGDQPVRLAVTAPNSGAVFLDYPVVATATGADHAAAKDAGVALAGILNSDAGRDALAQSGFRGPDRAPLDAERGIGEAATLAVADPAETAQVLKRFAVLALPSRALVVEDVSGSMAEQAGSETRIALTVQASETGARLFPNNAQLGLWAFSIGLGGNGKDYRELAPIRRLDESIDGVVHRQRLTDAVRTLPSLVKGGTGLYDTTLAAFRKVKEDYDPAAINSVILLTDGANEDPSSITLDQLLDTLKQEQDPARPVIIVTIGITADADAAVLQKISAATGGTSHVARTPAEIPGVFVDAMRSRAAG encoded by the coding sequence ATGGCCGGTCGTCACAGCGCGCCGCCGCGCGCGAAATCGGTCTCGCCGCTCGTCAAGTACGGTGCTCTCGGTCTGGCGGCGGCCGTGGTGGTGGGTGTAGGCGCGTACGTCGTGGTCGACCGTCTGGTCGGCGGTGGGTGCGACGCGGTGACCGAGTACACCGTCGCGGCCGACCCGTCGCTGGCACCGGTGCTGACGGCGGTCACCAGGAATGCGGCCGCCGAGGACCTCGGCTGTCGCAGTTTCGCGATCGAGGCCGCCTCCGGCCTGGACGCGCTGGGTGCGCCCGGCCAGGATGCCCGCCCGGACCTGTGGATCCCGGACTCGGCCCAGTGGGTCGCCAAGGCCGGTGCGGCGACGGGCACGCTGTTCGACGTCGCGGTCCCGTCCGTCGCCGCCACCCCGGTCGTGCTCGCCGCGCGCGACGGTGAGCTGCCGTTCTTCGCGACGTGGCTCAATGCGCTGCAACTGCAGGGGATGCGTATCGGTGATCCGCTCACCAGCAGTGTCTCGGCGGCACCCATCGCCGGCGCCCTCGCCGAGGCGGACGCCGGCACCGTCGCGGCCGATGCCGTCCAGGGTGCGTTGGTTCCTCTCGCCCAGGCGCAGGCGGCCGACATGCACGAGGCCGATGCCGCGCAGCGTCTCGCGGCCGTCGCTTCCGACGGCGGGGTCGCGATCGCGACGGAGCAGCAGGTGGCGGCACTGCGCGGCGACCAGCCCGTGCGACTCGCGGTCACCGCACCCAACTCGGGCGCGGTGTTCCTCGACTACCCCGTGGTCGCTACGGCGACGGGCGCCGACCATGCGGCGGCGAAGGACGCCGGAGTGGCGCTCGCCGGGATCCTGAACTCCGATGCCGGTCGGGACGCGCTGGCCCAGAGCGGTTTCCGCGGGCCGGATCGTGCCCCGCTCGACGCCGAGCGCGGCATCGGGGAGGCTGCGACGCTGGCCGTGGCCGATCCCGCCGAGACCGCCCAGGTCCTGAAGCGTTTCGCGGTGCTGGCGCTGCCGTCGCGGGCGCTCGTCGTCGAGGACGTGTCGGGATCGATGGCCGAGCAGGCCGGTTCCGAGACCCGGATCGCGCTCACCGTCCAGGCCAGCGAGACGGGCGCGCGGCTGTTTCCGAACAACGCGCAGCTGGGTCTGTGGGCGTTCTCGATCGGGCTCGGCGGCAATGGCAAGGACTACCGGGAACTCGCACCCATCCGGCGACTGGACGAGTCGATCGACGGCGTCGTCCACCGCCAACGGCTGACCGATGCGGTGCGGACCCTGCCCAGCCTCGTCAAGGGCGGTACGGGACTGTACGACACGACGCTCGCGGCCTTCCGCAAGGTGAAGGAGGATTACGATCCGGCGGCGATCAACAGCGTCATCCTGCTCACCGACGGTGCCAACGAGGACCCGTCGAGCATTACGCTCGACCAGTTGCTCGATACGTTGAAGCAGGAGCAGGACCCCGCCAGGCCCGTCATCATCGTCACGATCGGGATCACCGCCGACGCCGACGCTGCTGTCCTGCAGAAGATCTCGGCGGCAACCGGAGGCACCAGCCACGTCGCGCGGACCCCGGCCGAGATCCCCGGTGTCTTCGTGGACGCGATGCGCAGCCGCGCCGCCGGCTGA
- a CDS encoding DUF485 domain-containing protein — translation MTTTDLGSGEPLQRSVPDAQAFVDMQASPQFQELRHRLRRFVFPMTAFFLTWYAVYVLLATYASDFMATEVFGHVNLGILLGLGQFVTTFAITALYVKFANRELDPRSTAIREELEGRAR, via the coding sequence ATGACCACCACCGACCTCGGATCGGGAGAGCCGCTGCAGCGGTCCGTACCCGACGCGCAGGCCTTCGTCGACATGCAGGCCAGCCCGCAGTTCCAGGAGCTGCGGCATCGACTGCGCCGCTTCGTGTTTCCGATGACCGCGTTCTTCCTGACGTGGTACGCGGTCTACGTCCTGCTCGCCACGTACGCGTCGGACTTCATGGCCACCGAGGTCTTCGGTCACGTCAACCTCGGAATTCTGTTGGGGCTGGGGCAGTTCGTGACGACGTTCGCGATCACGGCGCTCTACGTGAAGTTCGCGAACCGGGAGCTCGACCCCCGTTCGACGGCGATCCGTGAGGAACTGGAAGGGCGGGCCCGGTGA
- a CDS encoding LytR/AlgR family response regulator transcription factor, with the protein MKETSDGPPDGPLTVLAVDDERPALDELAYLLRAREEIGETRTAGDATTALRILREGGIDAVFLDINMPGLDGLELAGILTQFASPPSVVFVTAHEDRAVAAFDLGAVDYLLKPLREERLAESVRRIVERRRRARDESDGQSADEVIPVELGGVTTLVPRSSVKWVEADGDYARLHTAGGSHLVRIPISSLESRWSDAGFLRVHRSYLVSLGEVTGIRSVGSGLVVCLRPQGSAPAVELPVSRRHTRELKDRLIRGPRQSWTSR; encoded by the coding sequence GTGAAAGAGACTTCGGACGGGCCCCCGGACGGCCCCTTGACGGTGCTGGCAGTCGACGACGAGCGTCCTGCCCTCGACGAGCTCGCCTATCTGCTGCGGGCGCGCGAGGAGATCGGCGAGACCCGCACTGCCGGTGACGCGACCACTGCCCTGCGCATCCTGCGCGAGGGCGGGATCGATGCGGTGTTCCTCGACATCAACATGCCCGGTCTCGACGGGCTCGAGCTCGCCGGCATCCTGACGCAGTTCGCGAGTCCGCCGTCGGTGGTGTTCGTGACCGCGCACGAGGACCGGGCGGTCGCCGCGTTCGACCTCGGCGCGGTCGACTACCTGCTCAAGCCGCTGCGCGAGGAGCGCCTTGCCGAATCGGTGCGCCGCATCGTGGAGCGTCGTCGACGCGCCCGCGACGAGAGCGACGGCCAGTCGGCGGACGAAGTCATCCCGGTGGAGCTCGGTGGGGTCACGACGCTCGTGCCGCGATCGTCCGTCAAATGGGTGGAGGCCGACGGCGACTACGCGCGGCTGCACACGGCCGGCGGATCGCATCTGGTGCGCATACCGATCTCGTCGCTCGAGAGCCGCTGGTCCGACGCGGGTTTCCTACGGGTCCACCGGTCGTACCTGGTGTCCCTCGGCGAGGTCACCGGAATCCGTAGCGTCGGTTCGGGACTGGTCGTGTGCCTGCGCCCGCAGGGGAGTGCACCCGCGGTGGAACTGCCGGTCAGCCGGCGGCACACGCGGGAACTCAAGGACCGGCTGATCCGCGGGCCGCGTCAGAGCTGGACGTCGCGATGA
- a CDS encoding integrase core domain-containing protein: MHVGRVHRAARRGRIDTSVGTTGRSYNNALTGTINGLYKTELFKAWGLWRTVAQVEIATFEWVDWFNHRRLYEYCGDLPPVEFEALHYRYHRTPK, from the coding sequence GTGCACGTCGGTCGCGTTCACCGGGCGGCACGTCGAGGCCGCATCGACACCTCGGTCGGGACCACCGGGCGCAGCTACAACAATGCACTCACGGGGACGATCAACGGCCTCTACAAGACCGAACTGTTCAAAGCCTGGGGCCTGTGGCGGACCGTTGCCCAGGTCGAAATCGCGACCTTCGAATGGGTCGACTGGTTCAACCACCGCAGGCTGTACGAGTACTGCGGCGACCTGCCGCCAGTTGAATTCGAGGCCCTCCACTACCGGTATCACCGAACTCCGAAGTGA
- a CDS encoding sodium/solute symporter codes for MSTIGQPIPLMTVLALVAAAVATVGIGIYGVRLARTTSDFLVASRSVGPGWNAAAISGEYLSAASFLGVAGLIAKYGADALWYPIGFTAGYLGLLLFVAAPLRRSGAYTVPDFAEFRLGSVRVRRLAMAVVALVCVLYMVPQFQGAGLTLNILLGVPGWVGVVVVGAIVVGNVAGGGMRSITFVQAFQYWLKLTAVAVPALVLTVHFFADERPVGQPAPPTVAVTTSVDVTTDVVVQVATPVDVTVDGRLDGRDVSGAVQLGAGRHELGRGTTLELPAGSPVPVVAGAPADGADWLVPGGGFGDPHPLYQVYSLILATFLGAMGLPHVLVRFYTNPDGRAARLTSLVVIALVGAFYVFPVLLGVFARLYVPQLLITGTSDAAVLLLPGSVLSGWGGQLLAALVAAGAIAAFLSTSSGLLVSVAGVLGTDVLRGRVRDFRVAALLSGAVPLVLALGATSFDLSRSVGLVFAVAASTLCPLLVLGIWWRGLTAAGAGAGLTVGLVVGGGAALVAVTEVVSEMWHGWPAALIGYPAAVSVPLSFATMVGVSLATRRRVPRDVARTFTRMHAPERLGMGRDREGDLRST; via the coding sequence ATGTCGACGATCGGACAGCCGATTCCGCTGATGACCGTACTGGCCCTGGTGGCCGCGGCGGTGGCGACCGTGGGCATCGGGATCTACGGCGTCCGCCTCGCGCGCACCACCTCCGACTTCCTCGTCGCCTCGCGCAGCGTCGGTCCGGGCTGGAACGCGGCTGCGATCTCCGGCGAATACCTCTCGGCGGCTTCGTTTCTGGGTGTCGCCGGACTGATCGCCAAATACGGTGCCGATGCGTTGTGGTATCCGATCGGGTTCACCGCCGGCTATCTGGGCCTGCTGTTGTTCGTCGCGGCCCCGCTGCGCCGGTCCGGCGCCTACACCGTGCCGGACTTCGCGGAGTTCCGGCTCGGCTCGGTGCGGGTACGTCGACTGGCGATGGCGGTCGTCGCGCTCGTGTGCGTGCTGTACATGGTGCCGCAGTTCCAGGGTGCGGGACTGACGCTGAACATCCTTCTGGGCGTGCCCGGTTGGGTGGGAGTCGTCGTGGTGGGCGCGATCGTCGTCGGCAACGTGGCCGGCGGCGGCATGCGGTCGATCACCTTCGTGCAGGCGTTCCAGTACTGGCTCAAGCTCACCGCGGTCGCGGTACCGGCGCTGGTGCTCACCGTCCACTTCTTCGCCGACGAGCGACCCGTGGGACAGCCCGCGCCGCCGACGGTCGCGGTAACGACCTCGGTGGACGTGACGACCGATGTCGTCGTCCAGGTCGCGACACCCGTGGACGTGACCGTCGACGGCCGGCTCGACGGCCGGGACGTGTCGGGCGCCGTGCAGCTGGGTGCGGGCCGGCACGAGCTGGGCCGCGGCACGACGCTGGAGTTGCCGGCCGGCTCGCCCGTCCCGGTGGTCGCGGGGGCGCCGGCCGACGGCGCCGACTGGCTCGTGCCCGGCGGCGGCTTCGGCGATCCCCACCCGCTGTACCAGGTGTATTCGCTGATCCTGGCGACCTTCCTGGGCGCCATGGGACTGCCCCACGTGCTGGTGCGCTTCTACACCAACCCGGACGGCCGAGCGGCGCGCCTGACGTCGCTCGTGGTGATCGCGTTGGTGGGCGCCTTCTACGTCTTCCCCGTGCTGCTCGGGGTCTTCGCACGGCTGTACGTGCCGCAGCTGCTCATCACCGGCACCTCGGACGCGGCGGTGCTGCTGCTGCCGGGGTCGGTGCTGTCCGGGTGGGGCGGGCAGCTGCTGGCCGCGCTCGTCGCCGCCGGGGCGATCGCGGCGTTCCTGTCGACGTCGTCGGGGCTGCTGGTCAGTGTCGCGGGCGTGCTCGGCACCGACGTCCTGCGCGGGCGCGTGCGCGATTTCCGGGTGGCGGCGCTGCTGTCGGGAGCGGTGCCGCTGGTTCTGGCGTTGGGCGCGACGTCGTTCGACCTGTCCCGCTCGGTGGGGCTGGTGTTCGCGGTGGCGGCGTCGACGCTGTGTCCGCTGCTGGTGCTGGGTATCTGGTGGCGCGGCCTGACAGCGGCCGGCGCCGGCGCGGGCCTGACGGTGGGGCTGGTGGTCGGAGGGGGAGCGGCGCTGGTCGCGGTGACCGAGGTGGTGTCCGAGATGTGGCACGGATGGCCGGCGGCGCTCATCGGGTACCCGGCCGCGGTGAGCGTGCCGCTGTCGTTCGCGACGATGGTCGGTGTCAGTCTCGCCACCCGCCGGCGGGTGCCGCGCGACGTGGCCCGCACCTTCACCCGCATGCACGCTCCCGAGCGGCTCGGGATGGGACGCGACCGCGAGGGCGATCTGCGTTCGACGTGA
- a CDS encoding helix-turn-helix domain-containing protein has translation MSNRQSAPVPREVSEAIRHARQAKGLSRDAAARAAGVSVSLWAQVELGTQYKGENKVDARTTARTLQAMAEAVGVDPGPLLRKTGLNQPPNGTRSTSRPQPLLDLTGLSDEDLGRVAAFVAGLRAR, from the coding sequence ATGAGCAATCGTCAAAGCGCCCCAGTGCCCAGGGAGGTCAGCGAGGCGATCCGTCACGCGAGGCAGGCCAAGGGCCTATCCCGTGATGCTGCGGCACGAGCGGCCGGGGTCAGCGTCAGCCTCTGGGCGCAGGTCGAGTTAGGCACCCAGTACAAAGGCGAAAACAAAGTCGACGCCCGGACCACAGCGCGCACACTCCAGGCCATGGCCGAGGCCGTTGGGGTAGACCCTGGTCCATTGCTACGCAAGACGGGACTGAATCAGCCCCCGAACGGCACCCGATCGACTTCGCGCCCGCAGCCCCTCCTCGACTTGACGGGATTGTCGGACGAGGACCTGGGCAGGGTCGCCGCGTTCGTCGCCGGCCTCAGAGCGCGCTGA
- a CDS encoding solute symporter family protein: protein MTTLAQSAPATDLGNPLFNIAIFAAFVIGTMTLVIRASRSTKKASDFYTGGGQFSGPQNGFAIAGDYLSAASFLGIAGAIAVYGYDGFLYSIGFLVAWLVALLLVAELLRNTGRFTMADVLSFRLKQRPVRMAAALSTLVVSLFYLLAQMAGAGGLVALLLNIKDFAGQAIVVAVVGVLMIVYVLVGGMKGTTYVQMVKAVLLVAGAAVMFVLVLVAVKGNFSQLLADAQDMVNGSANEAVAGRDVLAPGAKYGISDMSRLDFVSLGIALVLGTAGLPHVLMRFYTVPTAKEARRSVTWAIGLIGAFYLFTLVLGYGAARMVGPDKILAAPGKENAAAPMLAFELGGTIFLGIISAVAFATILAVVAGLAITASASFAHDIYASVIKRGKASEEEQVRVSRITVVVIGVVAIVLGIMAMGQNIAFLVALAFAVAASANLPTLLYSLFWKKFNTTGALFSIYGGLISCLVLIVFSPAVSGTKTSMLPDADFSWFPLANPGIVSIPLAFVLGIVGTYVGRRRLEDPFKQAEMEVRSLTGVGVEKAVSH from the coding sequence ATGACCACACTCGCGCAGTCGGCGCCCGCCACGGACCTCGGCAATCCGCTGTTCAACATCGCGATCTTCGCGGCCTTCGTCATCGGCACGATGACGCTGGTGATCCGGGCGAGCCGCTCGACGAAGAAGGCCTCGGACTTCTACACCGGCGGCGGTCAGTTCTCCGGCCCGCAGAACGGATTCGCCATCGCCGGGGACTACCTGTCCGCGGCGTCGTTCCTCGGCATTGCCGGCGCGATCGCCGTGTACGGCTACGACGGCTTCCTGTACTCGATCGGCTTCCTCGTCGCCTGGCTGGTCGCGTTGCTGCTCGTCGCCGAACTGTTGCGCAACACCGGACGTTTCACGATGGCGGACGTCCTCAGTTTCCGCCTGAAGCAACGGCCGGTCCGGATGGCGGCGGCGCTGTCGACACTGGTGGTGTCGCTGTTCTACCTGCTCGCGCAGATGGCCGGTGCGGGCGGCCTGGTCGCGCTGCTGCTCAACATCAAGGACTTTGCCGGGCAGGCGATCGTCGTCGCGGTCGTCGGTGTGCTGATGATCGTGTACGTGCTGGTCGGCGGCATGAAGGGCACGACGTACGTGCAGATGGTCAAGGCCGTCCTGCTGGTCGCCGGTGCCGCCGTCATGTTCGTCCTCGTGCTGGTCGCGGTGAAGGGCAACTTCTCGCAGCTGCTGGCGGACGCGCAGGACATGGTCAACGGCTCGGCCAACGAGGCCGTCGCCGGCCGGGACGTGCTCGCCCCGGGCGCGAAGTACGGCATCAGTGACATGTCGCGCCTCGACTTCGTCTCGCTGGGTATCGCGCTGGTCCTCGGCACCGCGGGCCTGCCGCACGTGCTGATGCGCTTCTACACGGTTCCCACCGCGAAGGAGGCCCGCCGTTCGGTGACGTGGGCGATCGGGCTGATCGGTGCCTTCTACCTGTTCACGCTCGTCCTCGGCTACGGCGCGGCGCGCATGGTCGGCCCCGACAAGATCCTGGCCGCACCGGGCAAGGAGAACGCCGCGGCTCCGATGCTGGCGTTCGAACTCGGCGGCACCATCTTCCTCGGCATCATCTCGGCGGTCGCGTTCGCCACGATCCTGGCGGTCGTCGCCGGCCTGGCGATCACCGCGTCGGCGTCGTTCGCGCACGACATCTACGCGAGCGTCATCAAGCGTGGAAAGGCGTCCGAGGAGGAGCAGGTCCGGGTCTCGCGGATCACCGTCGTCGTCATCGGTGTGGTCGCGATCGTCCTCGGCATCATGGCGATGGGGCAGAACATCGCCTTCCTCGTGGCGCTCGCGTTCGCGGTCGCCGCCTCGGCGAACCTCCCGACGCTGCTGTACTCGCTGTTCTGGAAGAAGTTCAACACCACCGGCGCACTGTTCAGCATCTACGGCGGCCTGATCAGCTGCCTGGTGCTGATCGTCTTCTCGCCCGCCGTCTCGGGGACCAAGACCTCGATGCTGCCCGACGCGGACTTCTCCTGGTTCCCGCTCGCCAATCCCGGCATCGTCTCCATCCCGCTCGCGTTCGTGCTCGGCATCGTCGGCACCTACGTCGGTCGGCGCCGGCTCGAGGATCCGTTCAAGCAGGCCGAGATGGAGGTGCGCTCGCTCACCGGCGTCGGCGTCGAGAAGGCCGTGTCCCACTAG
- a CDS encoding N-acetylmuramoyl-L-alanine amidase, producing MSWTGDPIWLADALRAAGLRVIEHEGWRDRGHGDFRDLRGVLCHHTAGGGTQDWRIVQYGRPDLDGPLAQLVLERDGTFRIIAAGVCWHAGRGSWPGWPTDNANYHVIGIEAVSRGDGTDWTTVQLDAYKRGCAAILGRIGRTADDCVAHREYSREGKIDPAGIDMDEFRRDVAAFLERKDAPMSASEVTQLQDFITKFCGPISSDVKDIREQLCGLDQRDLGQYAGWPQLGGHTLVDALADVIGRLDKFESRFIPPAL from the coding sequence ATGTCTTGGACCGGAGACCCGATCTGGCTGGCCGACGCGCTGCGCGCGGCCGGCCTGCGGGTGATCGAGCACGAAGGTTGGCGCGACCGGGGCCACGGCGACTTCCGCGACCTGCGCGGCGTGCTGTGCCACCACACCGCCGGCGGCGGCACCCAGGACTGGCGCATCGTCCAGTACGGCCGCCCCGACCTGGACGGCCCGCTCGCCCAGCTGGTGCTGGAACGCGACGGCACCTTCCGCATCATCGCCGCGGGCGTCTGCTGGCACGCCGGTCGCGGCTCCTGGCCTGGCTGGCCCACCGACAACGCCAACTACCACGTGATCGGCATCGAAGCCGTATCCCGCGGCGACGGAACCGACTGGACCACAGTGCAGCTCGACGCTTACAAACGAGGCTGCGCCGCCATTCTGGGCCGCATCGGCCGCACCGCTGATGACTGCGTAGCCCACCGGGAGTACAGCCGAGAGGGAAAGATCGACCCCGCCGGCATTGACATGGACGAATTCCGCCGCGACGTAGCGGCCTTCCTCGAGAGAAAGGACGCGCCGATGAGCGCTTCAGAAGTCACCCAGCTCCAGGACTTCATCACCAAGTTCTGCGGCCCGATCAGCAGCGATGTCAAGGACATCCGCGAACAGCTGTGCGGCCTGGACCAACGTGACCTGGGCCAGTACGCCGGCTGGCCGCAGCTCGGCGGCCACACCCTGGTCGACGCCCTCGCTGATGTCATCGGTCGGTTGGACAAGTTCGAAAGCCGCTTCATCCCGCCCGCTCTCTAA
- a CDS encoding type II toxin-antitoxin system Rv0910 family toxin — protein MAKLKVSLDMPMSPEDAWSRASDLAGFEQWLSIHEAWRSELPDELAAGTTVSSIVTVKGLRNRITWTLQQYEPPRRLVLKGDGKGGVKLGLVLSVVPADAGAAVALDIDLGGAPLFGPIGSGVARALRGDIESSLQKFVALYA, from the coding sequence ATGGCCAAGCTGAAGGTGTCCCTCGACATGCCCATGAGCCCGGAGGATGCGTGGAGCCGGGCGTCGGACCTCGCTGGGTTCGAGCAGTGGCTCAGCATTCACGAGGCGTGGCGCAGTGAGCTGCCCGACGAGCTCGCTGCGGGCACCACCGTCAGTTCGATCGTCACCGTGAAGGGTCTACGCAACCGGATCACGTGGACGCTGCAGCAGTACGAGCCGCCCCGCCGGCTGGTGCTGAAGGGCGACGGCAAGGGCGGGGTCAAGCTGGGTCTCGTACTCAGCGTCGTGCCCGCCGACGCCGGCGCGGCGGTGGCACTGGACATCGATCTCGGGGGCGCTCCGCTGTTCGGCCCCATCGGCTCGGGTGTCGCCCGCGCCCTGCGCGGCGACATCGAAAGCTCGCTGCAGAAGTTCGTCGCTCTCTACGCCTGA
- a CDS encoding Rieske 2Fe-2S domain-containing protein, with protein MSDWHCLGTADDYRDGKPHSVRAFDTDLVAFSDRAGVIHVLDARCPHMGADLSRGRVVGDTIDCPAHRWRWNGQGRCVGGSPKLLPIRSWTTEERAGLLYLQASDAPPTGRPVRAANAWW; from the coding sequence GTGTCCGACTGGCACTGCCTCGGAACCGCCGACGACTACCGCGACGGCAAACCCCACTCGGTCCGTGCATTCGACACCGACCTCGTCGCGTTCTCGGATCGCGCCGGGGTCATCCACGTGCTCGATGCGCGTTGCCCGCACATGGGCGCCGACCTCAGCCGGGGCCGGGTCGTCGGGGACACCATCGACTGTCCTGCGCACCGCTGGCGCTGGAACGGCCAGGGCCGGTGCGTCGGCGGCTCGCCCAAGCTCCTGCCGATTCGGTCCTGGACCACCGAGGAGCGCGCCGGGTTGCTGTACCTGCAGGCGTCCGATGCACCGCCGACCGGTCGACCGGTGCGGGCCGCGAACGCCTGGTGGTGA